The DNA region TTGACGATCATATTAATTAAGAATGCAAACAATATCACGTCACCTTTACAGGAAAGGAGAATGTGTATGAAGTCGATTATAATAGCATATAAACCATAGTATTCGTATGTTTTATCGTTTGCTTAGATTCTGTTACGGCCATAATCGAGAATTAACTATTTGTATCAGATATCAAAAATGGTTTCTGGTTAGTGCTTAATTATATGTCAAATTGTTTTCCAAAAGTATGgtacttatttaattatatatatgtatatatatatacatatatatctttctctctttccccTCCTACTCTCTTTATAAgatgtatatacataaatatatttgaattatgAAACATAATTAAGAGATGTAAATGACTTACGAGGGAGTGTAACAGAGGAACTTGAGGGGAGGAAAGAGGTGGAAAAGACGCTTGGGGATGAGCTCGAAATTGCAGTGTCCCATGTTATTCATAACGTCTATGTAGATTACGTATCCCGCAAACGAGGCTATGGACGCCGTTTTCGTTAGCAACGTCGTAAGTAGTGGTATCGCGAAGAGCATGAAGTACGCTATGTGCTCGGCAAACGGATGTATCACCGCtgcatatatttatgataatcCCATTATATATAGCTACTAATTAAGGACgttaattaaactatatattttacgtATGTTAAACAACATTCCAAAATATATGCGGCATAGAGATCAAGGTTATAAACAAGAGTTACAAGTGATGGGTTCAGTGACGATAGATGAGTGGTGGTGGGAATGGTAGCGGGAGTAAAGATAGTGGTGGTGGAGAGCTTTGTGGAGCCAATAATAGAGGAACTCCACCGGTCCAGCGTGAAGCAGCGCCGCCATCAACACTCCGTCGGTCCTCCACCAAGGAAGTTGCTTGGCCTCCGGCAACAGGCAGATGCCTGTATAAAACAGCACTCCGTTGAACAGTATTTGGTCATCCCTGTGCATGTAATGATATATCCGGAATT from Camelina sativa cultivar DH55 chromosome 3, Cs, whole genome shotgun sequence includes:
- the LOC104758134 gene encoding protein ECERIFERUM 1-like yields the protein MATKPGVLTDWPWTPLGSFKYIVVAPWVVHSTYRFVTDDPEKRDIGYSLVFPFLLFRILHNQVWISLSRYYTSKGKRRIVDKGIDFNQVDRETNWDDQILFNGVLFYTGICLLPEAKQLPWWRTDGVLMAALLHAGPVEFLYYWLHKALHHHYLYSRYHSHHHSSIVTEPITSVIHPFAEHIAYFMLFAIPLLTTLLTKTASIASFAGYVIYIDVMNNMGHCNFELIPKRLFHLFPPLKFLCYTPS